In Rissa tridactyla isolate bRisTri1 chromosome 22, bRisTri1.patW.cur.20221130, whole genome shotgun sequence, a single genomic region encodes these proteins:
- the USE1 gene encoding vesicle transport protein USE1 isoform X3, with translation MAATRLELNLMRLLSRCEALAAERRDPEEWRLEKYVAALEDMLRELKKQSSKPAPELLNEYSRKVDFLKGLLEAEKLSSSTEKALANQFLTPGRTPTTTKERTPATKTVHLQTKARCTDSEELNIRKRKGLASDEKQSAVELDAVLQHHQDMQEKLAEEMLSLARSLKNNTLAAQNVIKQDNQTLSHSLRMADQNFEKLKDESDRLEQHAKKSVNWLLWIMLIVVCFIFISMILFIRIFPKLK, from the exons ATGGCGGCGACGCGGCTGGAGCTGAACCTGATGCGTCTCTTGAGCCGGTGCGAGGCGctggcggcggagcggcgggacCCCGAGGAGTGGCGGCTGGAGAAG tacGTGGCTGCTCTTGAGGACATGCTCCGGGAGCTGAAGAAGCAGTCCAG TAAgcctgctccagagctgctgaATGAATACTCTCGCAAAGTGGACTTCCTAAAGGGACttttagaagctgaaaaattG TCTTCATCAACTGAAAAGGCTCTGGCAAATCAGTTCTTGACCCCTGGACGTACCCCTACAACAACCAAAGAGAGAACCCCAGCTACTAAAACAGTTCATCTGCAGACAAAGGCTCGCTGCACAG ATTCTGAGGAGTTAAACATAAGGAAGCGGAA AGGCCTCGCATCTGATGAGAAGCAGTCAGCAGTCGAGCTGGACGCTGTGCTACAGCACCAtcaggatatgcaggagaagttaGCTGAAGAAATGCTAAGTTTGGCTCGCAGTCTCAAAAACAACACGCTGGCTGCGCAGAATGTGATAAAACAAGATAACCAG ACGCTGTCCCATTCTCTCAGGATGGCAGACCAGAACTTTGAGAAGCTCAAGGATGAATCTGACCGCCTGGAACAGCACGCAAAGAAATCTGTCAACTGGCTATTATGGATAATGTTAATTGTAGTTTGTTTTATATTCATCAGCATGATTCTCTTTATCAGAATTTTCCCCaaactaaaatga
- the USE1 gene encoding vesicle transport protein USE1 isoform X2 codes for MAATRLELNLMRLLSRCEALAAERRDPEEWRLEKYVAALEDMLRELKKQSSKPAPELLNEYSRKVDFLKGLLEAEKLSSSTEKALANQFLTPGRTPTTTKERTPATKTVHLQTKARCTGKMRSELLDSEELNIRKRKGLASDEKQSAVELDAVLQHHQDMQEKLAEEMLSLARSLKNNTLAAQNVIKQDNQTLSHSLRMADQNFEKLKDESDRLEQHAKKSVNWLLWIMLIVVCFIFISMILFIRIFPKLK; via the exons ATGGCGGCGACGCGGCTGGAGCTGAACCTGATGCGTCTCTTGAGCCGGTGCGAGGCGctggcggcggagcggcgggacCCCGAGGAGTGGCGGCTGGAGAAG tacGTGGCTGCTCTTGAGGACATGCTCCGGGAGCTGAAGAAGCAGTCCAG TAAgcctgctccagagctgctgaATGAATACTCTCGCAAAGTGGACTTCCTAAAGGGACttttagaagctgaaaaattG TCTTCATCAACTGAAAAGGCTCTGGCAAATCAGTTCTTGACCCCTGGACGTACCCCTACAACAACCAAAGAGAGAACCCCAGCTACTAAAACAGTTCATCTGCAGACAAAGGCTCGCTGCACAGGCAAGATGAGGAGTGAGCTGCTTG ATTCTGAGGAGTTAAACATAAGGAAGCGGAA AGGCCTCGCATCTGATGAGAAGCAGTCAGCAGTCGAGCTGGACGCTGTGCTACAGCACCAtcaggatatgcaggagaagttaGCTGAAGAAATGCTAAGTTTGGCTCGCAGTCTCAAAAACAACACGCTGGCTGCGCAGAATGTGATAAAACAAGATAACCAG ACGCTGTCCCATTCTCTCAGGATGGCAGACCAGAACTTTGAGAAGCTCAAGGATGAATCTGACCGCCTGGAACAGCACGCAAAGAAATCTGTCAACTGGCTATTATGGATAATGTTAATTGTAGTTTGTTTTATATTCATCAGCATGATTCTCTTTATCAGAATTTTCCCCaaactaaaatga
- the USE1 gene encoding vesicle transport protein USE1 isoform X1: MAATRLELNLMRLLSRCEALAAERRDPEEWRLEKYVAALEDMLRELKKQSSKPAPELLNEYSRKVDFLKGLLEAEKLSSSTEKALANQFLTPGRTPTTTKERTPATKTVHLQTKARCTGKMRSELLGTDPLAIDDSEELNIRKRKGLASDEKQSAVELDAVLQHHQDMQEKLAEEMLSLARSLKNNTLAAQNVIKQDNQTLSHSLRMADQNFEKLKDESDRLEQHAKKSVNWLLWIMLIVVCFIFISMILFIRIFPKLK, encoded by the exons ATGGCGGCGACGCGGCTGGAGCTGAACCTGATGCGTCTCTTGAGCCGGTGCGAGGCGctggcggcggagcggcgggacCCCGAGGAGTGGCGGCTGGAGAAG tacGTGGCTGCTCTTGAGGACATGCTCCGGGAGCTGAAGAAGCAGTCCAG TAAgcctgctccagagctgctgaATGAATACTCTCGCAAAGTGGACTTCCTAAAGGGACttttagaagctgaaaaattG TCTTCATCAACTGAAAAGGCTCTGGCAAATCAGTTCTTGACCCCTGGACGTACCCCTACAACAACCAAAGAGAGAACCCCAGCTACTAAAACAGTTCATCTGCAGACAAAGGCTCGCTGCACAGGCAAGATGAGGAGTGAGCTGCTTGGTACA GACCCCTTGGCCATCGATG ATTCTGAGGAGTTAAACATAAGGAAGCGGAA AGGCCTCGCATCTGATGAGAAGCAGTCAGCAGTCGAGCTGGACGCTGTGCTACAGCACCAtcaggatatgcaggagaagttaGCTGAAGAAATGCTAAGTTTGGCTCGCAGTCTCAAAAACAACACGCTGGCTGCGCAGAATGTGATAAAACAAGATAACCAG ACGCTGTCCCATTCTCTCAGGATGGCAGACCAGAACTTTGAGAAGCTCAAGGATGAATCTGACCGCCTGGAACAGCACGCAAAGAAATCTGTCAACTGGCTATTATGGATAATGTTAATTGTAGTTTGTTTTATATTCATCAGCATGATTCTCTTTATCAGAATTTTCCCCaaactaaaatga